The following coding sequences are from one Papaver somniferum cultivar HN1 unplaced genomic scaffold, ASM357369v1 unplaced-scaffold_55, whole genome shotgun sequence window:
- the LOC113343162 gene encoding uncharacterized protein LOC113343162 yields MALKSVTKMLSQRLFSRGTRGIVTNTGGRTETSKHITDENLRSICERVEQATADAKQLCDECNAVFALKRAFPMDRVIWSSVIFGLGINAVQQFQEIVETRNAIKDKKNQLSARRNAIKDTESPRQELRLPALSA; encoded by the exons ATGGCACTAAAAAGTGTCACAAAAATGTTATCCCAGAGGTTGTTTTCCAGGGGCACTAGAGGCATTGTTACCAATACTGGAGGACGAACTGAGACCAGCAAACAT ATTACGGATGAAAATTTGCGAAGTATTTGTGAACGCGTTGAGCAGGCTACTGCGGATGCAAAGCAATTATGTGATGAATGCAATGCTGTCTTT GCCCTAAAAAGGGCATTCCCCATGGATCGAGTCATATGGTCATCGGTCATTTTCGGTCTTGGTATCAACGCAGTTCAGCAGTTTCAAGAAATCGTGGAAACGAGAAATGCCATCAAAGATAAAAAGAACCAGTTGTCAGCTCGTCGTAATGCCATCAAAGATACAGAATCCCCTCGTCAAGAGTTACGATTGCCAGCTTTATCAGCATAA
- the LOC113343159 gene encoding uncharacterized protein LOC113343159 isoform X2 produces MSRLVRNAYKSVASGLKYHTFNQRLLKSADNYKSRYGELSKVAVYFRDSSCTKTVEEAQEVLQMATQFRTAVEKVFDDYKHFKLHEEPILSSMIRGYVLPSAAAATLGVLVAEIAYRKQLKEEYLAIERELSAESAN; encoded by the exons ATGAGCCGTTTAGTAAGGAACGCATATAAGTCGGTGGCCTCCGGCTTGAAATACCATACATTCAACCAGCGTCTCCTGAAGTCCGCAGACAATTATAAATCCCGCTAT GGCGAATTGTCCAAAGTCGCGGTTTACTTCCGGGATTCAAGTTGTACAAAGACGGTAGAAGAGGCCCAGGAAGTCCTTCAAATGGCAACACAGTTTCGAACAGCGGTTGAAAAAGTCTTTGATGATTATAAACATTTCAAG CTACATGAAGAACCAATTCTCAGCAGTATGATCAGAGGTTATGTTTTACCATCTGCAGCAGCCGCAACGCTCGGTGTCCTAGTTGCGGAGATTGCATATAGGAAACAGTTGAAGGAGGAGTACCTAG CAATTGAAAGGGAACTGTCAGCTGAAAGTGCCAACTAG
- the LOC113343159 gene encoding uncharacterized protein LOC113343159 isoform X1 — MIDDRSGRVIVGKMSRLVRNAYKSVASGLKYHTFNQRLLKSADNYKSRYGELSKVAVYFRDSSCTKTVEEAQEVLQMATQFRTAVEKVFDDYKHFKLHEEPILSSMIRGYVLPSAAAATLGVLVAEIAYRKQLKEEYLAIERELSAESAN; from the exons ATGATCG ACGATCGATCGGGAAGAGTAATAGTGGGAAAGATGAGCCGTTTAGTAAGGAACGCATATAAGTCGGTGGCCTCCGGCTTGAAATACCATACATTCAACCAGCGTCTCCTGAAGTCCGCAGACAATTATAAATCCCGCTAT GGCGAATTGTCCAAAGTCGCGGTTTACTTCCGGGATTCAAGTTGTACAAAGACGGTAGAAGAGGCCCAGGAAGTCCTTCAAATGGCAACACAGTTTCGAACAGCGGTTGAAAAAGTCTTTGATGATTATAAACATTTCAAG CTACATGAAGAACCAATTCTCAGCAGTATGATCAGAGGTTATGTTTTACCATCTGCAGCAGCCGCAACGCTCGGTGTCCTAGTTGCGGAGATTGCATATAGGAAACAGTTGAAGGAGGAGTACCTAG CAATTGAAAGGGAACTGTCAGCTGAAAGTGCCAACTAG